The proteins below are encoded in one region of Coffea arabica cultivar ET-39 chromosome 4c, Coffea Arabica ET-39 HiFi, whole genome shotgun sequence:
- the LOC113740284 gene encoding uncharacterized protein has product MYLKKPFWNASSASEPETQPESAVVELVNSLDQQRLHREVTLALRTGLREARAEFSFLRVRGLRSILKFLRCVAESDSTINLFSSTQSIPELQVVPVLFQHSLKDLEDQTVTNVEHIFSVEAIKITSPSMDDEVALALRVLEGCCLLHPPSTILAHQHNAIPVLMNILSTRGVLEQGACLDALISIMLDSSANQMDFERCNGIEEVAVLIRDQQIDEILRLKCGEFLLLLIGHVDGRDKPPMASIHEDVRRFLGEKSASLIWAASQFGSTLDPEERLTTLHILARRVLESIDLY; this is encoded by the exons atgtaCTTGAAAAAGCCCTTCTGGAATGCCAGCTCAGCCTCGGAGCCTGAGACTCAGCCTGAATCTGCAGTGGTGGAACTGGTCAACTCGCTGGACCAGCAAAGACTCCACAGAGAAGTCACACTTGCACTCCGAACCGGACTCAGAGAAGCCCGGGCGGAGTTCTCATTCCTCCGAGTGAGGGGCCTCCGCAGCATCCTCAAATTCCTCCGATGCGTGGCAGAGTCTGACTCCACCATCAACCTCTTCTCCAGCACCCAGTCCATACCTGAACTCCAAG tggTACCGGTGCTATTCCAACATTCCCTAAAAGATTTGGAGGATCAGACAGTGACGAATGTGGAACACATATTCAGTGTAGAGGCGATAAAGATTACTAGTCCTTCCATGGATGATGAGGTAGCTCTTGCCCTGAGAGTTCTTGAAGGCTGCTGTCTCCTCCACCCTCCCAGCACTATTTTAGCCCATCAGCACAATGCCATTCCG GTTCTAATGAATATATTGTCAACTCGTGGTGTGCTCGAACAAGGTGCATGTTTAGATGCTCTAATCTCAATAATGCTGGATTCATCAGCCAATCAAATG GATTTTGAGAGGTGCAATGGGATCGAGGAAGTTGCTGTACTGATACGAGATCAACAAATAGATGAAATTCTAAG GCTGAAATGTGGAGAGTTCCTGTTGCTTCTTATTGGACATGTAGATGGGAGAGATAAGCCTCCCATGGCAAGCATACACGAAGACGTAAGGCGATTTCTTGGGGAAAAATCCGCCTCATTGATATGGGCCGCTAGTCAGTTTGGCTCAACCCTTGATCCAGAGGAGAGATTGACAACTTTGCACATTCTAGCTCGCAGGGTGCTGGAGTCTATTGATCTTTATTGA
- the LOC113740286 gene encoding 2-hydroxy-palmitic acid dioxygenase MPO1, which translates to MGLVDLEKHFAFYGAYHSNPVNIFIHMVFVWPIFFTALMLFYFTPSVLKTVPPIVLWDHSLLVFNFGFLFTLIYALFYVALDKKAGSLAALLCFACWVFSSSIAYRLGYSLAWKVVLAAQLFCWTGQFIGHGVFENRAPALLDNLTQAFLMAPFFVLFEALSFFGYEPYPGFHARVKTRIDSEIKEWQDKKQKKVY; encoded by the exons ATGGGATTGGTTGATCTTGAGAAGCACTTTGCTTTCTATGGTGCATACCACAGCAATCCTGTGAATATCTTCATTCACATGGTGTTTGTTTGGCCAATCTTTTTCACAGCTCTTATGCTTTTCTATTTTACTCCATCAGTTCTTAAGACAGTTCCTCCGATTGTGTTGTGGGATCATAGTTTGTTGGTTTTCAATTTTGGGTTCTTGTTTACTTTGATTTATGCTCTGTTCTATGTGGCTTTGGACAAGAAAGCTGGGTCTTTGGCCGCTTTGctttgttttgcttgttgggttTTCAGCAGTTCTATTGCTTATCGCTTGGGGTACTCTCTGGCTTGGAAG GTTGTTTTGGCAGCTCAGTTATTTTGTTGGACCGGACAGTTCATTGGCCATGGAGTTTTTGAG AATCGAGCGCCTGCTCTATTGGACAACCTCACTCAAGCATTCCTCATGGCACCTTTCTTTGTATTGTTTGAG GCTCTCTCTTTCTTTGGCTATGAACCATATCCTGGTTTCCATGCTCGTGTGAAGACAAGGATAGATTCAGAAATCAAAGAATGGCAGGACAAGAAACAGAAGAAAGTATATTAA